In Candidatus Hamiltonella defensa 5AT (Acyrthosiphon pisum), one genomic interval encodes:
- the proY gene encoding proline-specific permease ProY gives MAKNTLKRSLNARHIRFMALGSAIGTGLFYGSADAIKMAGPSVLLAYMMGGLAAFVIMRALGEMAVNNPKSSSFSLYAEQYLGPMAGYVIGWTYCFEILIVAIADVTAFGVYMGVWFPEVPHWIWVLSIVLIIGSINLMSVHVFGELEFWFSFFKVATIILMILVGVGVIVWGIGNGGKPTGIQNLWVNGGFFSHGILGMILSLQVVMFAYGGIEIIGITAGEAKDPKKSIPKAINSVPLRILVFYVGTLFVIMSIFPWNQIGTQGSPFVLTFQHIGITVAAGILNFVVITASVSAINSDVFGVGRMLNGMAEQGHSPKMLNKISQRGAPWVSVLFMMMAMLIAVYLNYIMPDKVFLVIASLATFATVFVWIMILFSQISFRCSLTKEEKKKLEFPLLGGVITSAIGIVFLVFIMVLIGCFPSTRISLFMGCVWLILLILSYYLKIFYQKKSKI, from the coding sequence ATGGCTAAAAATACACTAAAACGCAGCTTAAATGCCCGCCATATCCGTTTTATGGCATTGGGATCAGCGATTGGAACGGGTTTATTTTATGGTTCAGCCGATGCGATCAAAATGGCAGGCCCTAGTGTTTTACTGGCTTATATGATGGGTGGCCTCGCTGCCTTCGTCATTATGCGAGCCTTGGGTGAAATGGCGGTGAATAACCCAAAATCAAGCTCTTTTTCTCTGTATGCAGAGCAATATTTAGGCCCTATGGCCGGTTATGTTATAGGCTGGACATACTGTTTTGAAATTTTGATTGTGGCCATTGCCGACGTAACGGCCTTTGGCGTTTATATGGGAGTCTGGTTCCCAGAAGTACCTCATTGGATTTGGGTATTAAGCATAGTGCTGATTATCGGTAGTATTAATTTGATGAGTGTCCATGTATTTGGCGAATTAGAATTCTGGTTTTCATTTTTTAAAGTGGCCACCATCATTTTAATGATACTGGTCGGCGTTGGTGTGATCGTTTGGGGGATTGGTAACGGCGGTAAACCGACGGGTATCCAGAATTTATGGGTTAACGGGGGCTTTTTTAGCCATGGTATTTTGGGGATGATTTTATCACTCCAGGTGGTGATGTTTGCTTATGGCGGCATTGAAATTATAGGGATCACTGCTGGTGAAGCGAAAGATCCTAAAAAATCTATTCCTAAAGCCATTAATTCCGTGCCATTACGTATTCTTGTTTTTTACGTGGGGACCTTGTTCGTGATTATGTCTATCTTTCCCTGGAATCAAATCGGCACGCAAGGTAGCCCCTTCGTATTGACCTTTCAACATATTGGCATCACGGTCGCTGCTGGTATTTTGAATTTTGTTGTGATAACTGCCTCTGTCTCTGCGATTAATAGCGATGTTTTTGGCGTTGGCCGAATGTTAAATGGCATGGCAGAGCAAGGGCATTCTCCCAAAATGTTGAATAAAATTTCTCAACGCGGTGCTCCTTGGGTGAGCGTGCTCTTTATGATGATGGCGATGTTGATTGCGGTGTATCTCAATTACATCATGCCCGATAAAGTATTTTTGGTGATTGCCTCACTTGCCACTTTTGCGACTGTATTCGTATGGATCATGATCTTGTTTTCTCAAATTTCTTTTCGTTGCTCTTTAACGAAAGAAGAAAAGAAAAAATTAGAATTTCCACTATTAGGAGGGGTTATTACCTCTGCTATTGGAATCGTATTTCTTGTTTTTATTATGGTATTAATCGGCTGCTTTCCCAGCACACGTATTTCCCTTTTTATGGGATGCGTCTGGTTAATATTATTAATATTGAGTTACTATTTAAAAATTTTTTATCAGAAAAAATCAAAAATATAA